The following proteins come from a genomic window of Acetivibrio cellulolyticus CD2:
- a CDS encoding PspC domain-containing protein, translating into MAKKLYLSDTDKKIAGVCGGMGEYFGLDSTLVRLITVLLAFLTSGAGVIAYIICCFVIPKKPYSKDW; encoded by the coding sequence ATGGCGAAAAAATTATATCTTTCTGATACAGATAAAAAAATAGCAGGTGTATGTGGTGGAATGGGCGAATATTTTGGTCTTGATTCAACTCTTGTAAGGCTTATAACTGTACTTCTTGCATTTTTAACATCAGGAGCTGGAGTAATTGCATACATTATTTGCTGCTTTGTAATACCCAAAAAGCCCTATTCCAAAGACTGGTAA
- a CDS encoding substrate-binding domain-containing protein: MKNKIIFFAIAIVSIAVAAFILFSGGGKAGIDVVSDKKITLNIIGMTGTGTEFLNNARDEFIAKNPNIEINYIGLGTFEAVDYVVEGKNDVDAWISADETGTEMLKYNYSNEHNGEDIVLESTPIVASPLVIVGWEERMNKLGNVSISSLYDIVSQGKTWEAVGGKPDWGFVKFSHTDPIESNSGAQFVTLLIHDYYSRNGGTKKNLAVEDVANESLKQYMKVFEKNTEKQEDGSGKFMQSLVTYGPSRYDMGAIYEYYALANIKNAQGRWGNLKIVYPQPTIWSNRPFIVLKGKNATDEKISACKNSRNIC, encoded by the coding sequence TTGAAAAATAAAATTATATTCTTTGCTATTGCGATTGTTTCTATTGCTGTAGCAGCGTTTATCCTCTTCTCGGGAGGCGGAAAGGCTGGAATAGATGTAGTCAGTGACAAGAAAATTACTTTAAATATTATAGGTATGACGGGAACCGGAACTGAATTTTTAAATAATGCCCGGGATGAGTTCATTGCAAAGAACCCGAATATAGAGATTAATTATATCGGGCTCGGAACTTTTGAAGCTGTTGATTATGTTGTTGAAGGAAAAAATGATGTTGATGCATGGATAAGTGCCGATGAAACGGGTACTGAAATGCTTAAATACAATTACTCCAATGAACATAACGGAGAAGACATAGTGTTGGAATCTACTCCTATTGTTGCATCACCTCTTGTTATTGTTGGGTGGGAGGAAAGAATGAATAAACTGGGGAATGTATCTATATCTTCCCTATATGATATTGTTTCACAGGGTAAGACGTGGGAAGCAGTTGGAGGAAAACCGGATTGGGGGTTTGTGAAATTTTCCCATACAGATCCCATTGAATCTAACTCTGGTGCACAGTTTGTTACACTGCTGATTCATGATTATTATAGCAGAAATGGTGGGACAAAGAAAAATTTAGCTGTTGAAGATGTAGCAAATGAAAGCCTTAAACAATATATGAAGGTATTTGAAAAGAATACCGAGAAGCAGGAAGATGGTTCGGGTAAATTTATGCAATCTCTTGTTACCTACGGACCAAGCAGGTATGATATGGGTGCAATTTATGAATACTATGCGCTTGCCAATATTAAAAATGCGCAAGGGCGATGGGGAAACCTCAAAATTGTATACCCACAACCTACGATATGGAGTAACAGACCATTTATAGTCTTGAAAGGCAAAAATGCAACTGATGAAAAGATTAGTGCATGTAAAAATTCAAGGAATATTTGTTGA
- a CDS encoding vWA domain-containing protein, which yields MRRQFRNILCILVSTIVCILSGCSVTEKPDTPDTEKKVPQGAIELKLMIGNDKQWIFDEVQKILDQKAVKVNGKSIYISTEKAGTGEAMEKVITKGADYVGWMPASSTHILWANERWYANGNTKPIVDEDYTTVFLSPTVIAMQESLAKIMGYPNKKIGWQDIYALSTAADGWGMYGKAILNPVRFAHTHPAKSNSGLNALIAAEYAFSGKKKGLSIDDVKTNSSKLKQLEQTIVHYGESTSLLQKKIVEKGPSFIQYAVLYEYMVASMNVNSPGKDKLVAIYPSEGTIWGDVCFTKVLSDNITEDQSKALDEVKKILLSKDLQTKGMNEYFFRPADSSIPLSNAISVQNGVNPSEPQTTLELPGIDVINGILNDWQTNMKKRANVLFVIDTSGSMSGEPIDNARSAIQNLFNKEAQEKNYTSIDDEDTISLMTFNTDVSDVYTVKGKDISEMSVVIDSLSASGNTHLYDAVDKAITEHQALKQSESEKKIDIIVVLSDGADTNSQIQFSQLESMLKQKEGNLPVIITIGYGNVDKDVLESISDKTGGKYYEGNPDTIKKVFEEIKTFF from the coding sequence ATGAGGAGACAATTTAGAAATATACTTTGTATTTTAGTAAGCACAATTGTTTGTATTCTTTCAGGTTGTTCAGTGACTGAGAAACCCGACACACCTGACACTGAAAAAAAAGTACCTCAAGGTGCAATTGAGTTAAAGCTTATGATAGGAAATGATAAACAATGGATATTTGATGAGGTTCAGAAAATTCTTGATCAAAAGGCTGTAAAAGTAAACGGTAAATCAATTTATATATCAACAGAAAAAGCAGGGACCGGCGAAGCGATGGAGAAAGTAATAACCAAGGGAGCGGATTATGTCGGTTGGATGCCTGCTTCAAGTACTCACATATTATGGGCTAATGAACGTTGGTATGCTAATGGAAATACCAAACCTATTGTTGACGAAGACTATACAACTGTTTTTTTGTCACCTACCGTTATTGCAATGCAGGAATCATTAGCTAAAATTATGGGCTATCCCAACAAAAAAATCGGATGGCAGGACATATATGCCTTGTCCACGGCAGCTGACGGATGGGGAATGTATGGGAAGGCGATTTTAAACCCTGTTAGATTTGCTCATACACATCCTGCAAAATCTAATTCCGGGTTAAATGCTCTGATAGCTGCAGAATACGCCTTCAGCGGCAAGAAGAAAGGCCTTTCCATAGACGATGTAAAAACTAACAGCAGCAAACTCAAGCAATTGGAGCAGACAATTGTTCATTATGGTGAAAGTACATCCCTTTTGCAGAAAAAGATTGTGGAAAAGGGTCCGTCATTTATCCAGTATGCAGTTTTGTACGAGTATATGGTGGCAAGTATGAACGTTAATTCTCCAGGGAAGGATAAACTCGTTGCCATTTACCCAAGTGAAGGTACAATATGGGGAGATGTTTGCTTTACAAAAGTTTTATCTGATAATATTACAGAAGATCAGAGCAAAGCGCTTGATGAAGTGAAAAAGATACTTCTTTCTAAAGATCTGCAGACAAAAGGAATGAATGAGTACTTCTTCAGACCTGCAGATTCTAGCATTCCGCTCTCAAACGCCATATCTGTGCAAAATGGGGTTAATCCGAGTGAGCCTCAGACTACGCTTGAGTTACCGGGTATTGATGTAATAAACGGAATACTCAATGACTGGCAGACAAATATGAAGAAGAGAGCAAATGTGCTTTTTGTAATAGATACCTCAGGAAGTATGTCCGGCGAGCCTATTGATAATGCCAGATCGGCAATCCAGAACCTTTTCAACAAGGAAGCACAGGAAAAGAATTATACAAGTATTGATGATGAGGATACTATAAGCTTGATGACTTTTAATACCGATGTAAGTGATGTCTATACAGTTAAAGGTAAGGATATAAGTGAAATGAGCGTAGTTATCGACAGCCTTTCTGCAAGTGGGAATACTCACCTGTACGATGCAGTTGATAAGGCGATTACCGAGCATCAGGCACTTAAACAGTCGGAGAGTGAAAAGAAAATTGATATAATAGTAGTGTTGTCAGATGGCGCAGATACCAACAGTCAAATTCAGTTTAGTCAGCTGGAGAGTATGCTTAAACAAAAAGAAGGAAATCTTCCGGTAATAATTACAATTGGCTATGGGAATGTTGATAAAGATGTTTTAGAGTCGATATCCGATAAAACCGGAGGAAAGTATTACGAAGGCAACCCAGATACTATTAAAAAGGTTTTTGAAGAAATAAAGACATTTTTCTAA
- the recQ gene encoding DNA helicase RecQ, with amino-acid sequence MSFDIIVLSDLWRKGLKVMERALQTLRRYFGYSSFRQGQEKIIESIMNGFDSLGIMPTGGGKSLCYQIPALLMDGTTIVISPLISLMKDQVEALNNLGISSAFINSSLEWRELEHQLRLARKGEFKLLYVAPERLESERFINMLESITVSMVAIDEAHCVSQWGHDFRPSYLKLAQFLKQLPNRPVVTAFTATATERVKQDIIKLLELKTPKVFVTGFDRSNLFFSVRKGANKLDYVVKYLESHNNEAGIIYAATRKEVDRLYEVLHRRGIPVGKYHAGMTDEERNRNQDDFTYDRIRVIVATNAFGMGIDKSNVRFVIHFNMPKNMESYYQEVGRAGRDGDEAECVLLYGAQDTHIQRFLLDDSQLPPERKRHEYAKLQMMVDYCHTTKCLRKYILEYFGETVASDNCGKCESCISDSNLSDVTLEAQKIFSCIKRMGEQYGAQLVSSVLKGSNLKKIRQLKFDKLSTYGIMREYTVEMLTDMMNRLAADGYLFVTKGQYPVVKLNQKAYDVLQGNEKVFLKVDGIQKTLSVAKNEGFEVVDKDEKYEKYPQAEKTLRGEKAAKTEKIEEKIDQELFDKLRNLRRMLAEKQNLPPYIIFHDTTLKEMCRHLPQDRDTMLDISGVGETKFDMYGEIFIEAIQKYIAERNYSNSTDVEVENQKKMHERKIAGVLLRDEQWSVPKVVVNGIEYSWNEFGQKLLEWEGLKFIIEVIGEREGD; translated from the coding sequence ATGAGCTTTGATATAATTGTATTATCAGATCTTTGGAGGAAAGGGTTAAAAGTCATGGAAAGAGCGCTGCAAACACTTCGTAGATACTTTGGATATTCGTCATTTCGTCAAGGTCAGGAGAAAATCATTGAAAGCATTATGAATGGTTTCGACTCACTGGGGATAATGCCTACCGGCGGGGGAAAATCCCTTTGCTATCAGATACCTGCGCTGCTGATGGATGGAACTACTATTGTTATATCTCCTCTCATTTCGCTTATGAAAGATCAGGTTGAAGCATTGAATAATCTTGGGATTTCTTCGGCATTTATCAACAGCTCTCTGGAGTGGAGGGAGTTGGAGCATCAATTGCGGCTTGCCCGTAAGGGTGAGTTTAAGCTTTTATATGTTGCACCGGAAAGGCTTGAATCCGAAAGGTTTATAAATATGCTGGAAAGTATAACTGTATCTATGGTTGCTATTGATGAGGCGCACTGTGTATCCCAATGGGGACATGATTTCCGGCCCAGCTATCTGAAACTGGCTCAGTTTTTGAAACAGTTGCCGAATAGACCTGTTGTAACTGCATTTACAGCAACAGCTACCGAGCGGGTAAAACAGGATATTATAAAGCTATTGGAGCTTAAAACGCCAAAGGTCTTTGTTACGGGATTTGACCGCAGCAATTTGTTTTTCTCGGTGAGAAAAGGCGCCAATAAATTGGATTATGTAGTAAAATATCTTGAATCTCATAATAATGAGGCGGGAATTATATATGCAGCTACCCGAAAAGAAGTGGACAGGCTGTATGAGGTTCTGCATAGGAGAGGTATACCAGTAGGGAAATATCATGCTGGTATGACGGATGAGGAAAGAAACAGAAACCAGGATGACTTTACCTATGACAGGATACGTGTAATAGTTGCAACCAACGCTTTTGGAATGGGTATCGATAAGTCTAATGTCAGGTTTGTAATTCATTTCAATATGCCGAAAAACATGGAGTCGTACTATCAGGAAGTGGGACGTGCAGGCAGAGATGGCGATGAGGCAGAATGTGTACTTTTATATGGTGCACAGGATACGCATATTCAAAGGTTCCTTTTGGATGATAGTCAGCTGCCGCCGGAAAGGAAGCGGCATGAGTATGCAAAATTGCAAATGATGGTGGATTACTGCCATACTACAAAGTGTCTTAGAAAGTACATTTTAGAATACTTTGGAGAAACGGTAGCTTCAGATAATTGTGGTAAATGCGAAAGTTGCATTAGTGACAGTAATCTTTCAGATGTTACTCTAGAGGCACAAAAGATATTTTCATGTATTAAGCGAATGGGTGAACAGTACGGAGCGCAACTGGTTTCGAGTGTGCTGAAAGGGTCAAACTTAAAAAAAATCAGGCAGCTAAAGTTTGATAAGCTTTCGACCTATGGAATAATGAGGGAGTACACTGTTGAAATGTTGACAGATATGATGAACAGGCTGGCAGCAGATGGGTATCTTTTTGTTACGAAAGGTCAATATCCCGTTGTTAAGCTTAATCAAAAGGCTTATGATGTTTTGCAGGGTAATGAAAAGGTATTTCTTAAAGTGGATGGAATTCAGAAGACTTTATCAGTTGCTAAGAATGAAGGATTTGAAGTTGTGGATAAAGACGAAAAATATGAAAAGTATCCACAGGCAGAAAAGACTTTACGAGGAGAAAAAGCTGCAAAAACTGAAAAGATTGAGGAAAAGATAGATCAGGAACTTTTTGATAAGTTACGAAACCTTCGCAGGATGCTGGCTGAAAAACAGAATTTGCCCCCCTATATTATCTTTCACGATACCACACTTAAGGAAATGTGCAGGCATCTTCCCCAAGACAGGGATACTATGCTTGATATAAGTGGCGTTGGTGAAACCAAGTTCGATATGTATGGAGAGATATTTATTGAGGCAATACAAAAATACATTGCTGAGAGGAATTACAGCAATTCAACCGATGTAGAGGTAGAGAATCAAAAAAAAATGCACGAACGCAAGATTGCAGGGGTTTTGCTTCGAGATGAGCAATGGAGCGTACCTAAGGTAGTTGTTAATGGCATTGAGTATTCGTGGAATGAATTTGGGCAGAAACTCCTTGAGTGGGAAGGGTTGAAGTTTATAATTGAGGTGATTGGAGAGCGGGAAGGGGACTAA
- a CDS encoding glycosyl hydrolase 53 family protein — protein MKRRVSLSLISAVLCLTIGLNFYFNVSCQLSTKAASFANGADVSWLRQMEAQGYKFYDDNGVQKDCLQILKEHGINSIRLRVWVNPSNDPYSGHCSKSEVVEMAKRCKNMGFRIMIDFHYSDTWADPANQKKPSEWSSHGTEQLLSDIYSHTYDVLNTLKSSGVTPEWVQVGNETNNGMLWEDGKASYNMKNFAQMISSGYDAVKAVFPNTKVIVHLSNAYDNSLFRWMFDGLKNNNAKYDVIGMSLYPNTDNWSALSSQCLSNMNDMVSRYGKEVMICEVGLDYAAESVAKELIIDLLNKVNSVSGGKGLGVFYWEPECYNWAGYMKGAWNSNGRPSIAMDAFLSNNCGLPTGTPTPTRSTPTPTPVISTPTPSTTGPNNYVYGDLNGDTLVNSIDFALLRNYLLGYTSVFSYENGKRAADVNNNGNVDSIDFAILRSYLLGIIKSLPVPR, from the coding sequence ATGAAAAGAAGAGTTTCCTTATCTTTGATTTCAGCAGTTTTGTGTTTAACAATTGGTTTGAATTTTTATTTTAACGTATCTTGCCAGCTTTCAACCAAAGCTGCTTCGTTTGCAAATGGTGCCGATGTAAGCTGGTTACGGCAGATGGAGGCTCAAGGTTATAAGTTTTATGACGATAATGGTGTACAAAAGGATTGCCTTCAGATTTTAAAGGAGCATGGAATCAATTCAATCCGGCTGAGAGTATGGGTAAATCCATCCAATGATCCTTACAGTGGTCATTGCAGTAAATCTGAAGTAGTTGAAATGGCTAAACGGTGTAAAAATATGGGGTTTAGAATCATGATCGATTTTCACTATAGCGATACATGGGCAGATCCTGCAAACCAGAAAAAACCCTCAGAATGGTCAAGTCATGGCACTGAGCAATTACTCAGCGACATATACAGTCATACATATGATGTCTTGAATACTTTGAAATCCAGTGGAGTGACACCTGAGTGGGTACAGGTGGGAAACGAAACTAATAACGGAATGTTATGGGAGGATGGAAAAGCATCATATAACATGAAAAACTTTGCACAGATGATAAGCAGTGGGTATGATGCTGTTAAGGCTGTATTTCCTAATACAAAGGTTATTGTGCATTTATCAAATGCATATGATAACAGTTTGTTTAGATGGATGTTTGATGGGCTTAAAAATAATAATGCAAAATATGATGTTATTGGTATGTCCCTCTATCCTAACACTGATAACTGGTCTGCTTTGAGCAGCCAGTGCCTTTCAAATATGAACGACATGGTATCTAGATACGGCAAAGAAGTTATGATCTGTGAAGTTGGATTGGATTATGCTGCCGAAAGTGTTGCCAAGGAATTGATTATAGACTTGCTGAATAAAGTCAACTCTGTTTCAGGTGGAAAAGGACTTGGGGTATTTTATTGGGAGCCTGAATGCTATAATTGGGCTGGCTATATGAAAGGTGCATGGAATAGCAATGGAAGGCCTTCAATTGCAATGGATGCATTTTTAAGCAATAACTGCGGTTTGCCAACGGGAACACCAACACCGACTAGATCAACACCGACACCAACACCTGTGATTTCTACTCCTACGCCTTCAACCACCGGGCCTAATAATTATGTATATGGGGATTTAAATGGTGACACACTTGTCAATTCAATTGATTTCGCTTTGTTGAGAAACTACTTACTTGGCTATACCAGTGTGTTTTCATATGAAAACGGTAAAAGGGCAGCTGACGTAAACAATAATGGAAATGTTGATTCCATTGACTTTGCTATATTAAGAAGTTATTTATTGGGCATTATAAAATCTCTTCCTGTACCAAGGTAA
- a CDS encoding glycoside hydrolase has translation MNYFRKFSFGVAVLLLSVTVFQNPIKTYAATTVTIDPNTTYQTVEGWGASICWWGNQIGSWSASNRNNLIEKIVSPTDGLGYNIFRYNIGGGDDPSHNHMRDYGEIEGYQNASGTWNWNADATQRAVLSRLVERGKYYESDMILEAFSNSPPYWMTKSGCASGSTDGKDNLKDDYYDDFAEYLTGVVKHFKDEWGITFRTLEPMNEPYVNWWKASGSQEGCSFSYSNQQKLIKEVGAKLVSKGLTGTKVSAADENSIDTAYLGLSTYDATTLSYMSQANTHSYSGSKRTQYRDLAKSKGLRIWQSESGPLSFSGNMDDSCIMMSKRIVSDLKDMQCVAWLDWQIIDGGNWGSIYVDNSAQTFTLTEKFYMHSNYSRFIRPGYKIIGADNANTVAAISPDKKKLVIVATNDSTSSSSSFTFNLSKIANVNSSVEVYRTSSSLSLAKSNITASNNSISDTLPAYSINTYVITLGDSATPTPSPTGLSNYVYGDLNGDTLVNSIDFAWLRNYLLGYTSVFSYENGKKAADVNNNGTVDSIDFAILRSYLLGIIKSLPLAN, from the coding sequence ATGAATTATTTTAGGAAATTTTCATTTGGTGTTGCAGTTCTTTTACTGTCAGTAACAGTTTTTCAAAATCCAATAAAAACTTATGCTGCAACAACTGTTACTATTGATCCTAATACGACTTACCAAACTGTGGAAGGCTGGGGAGCAAGCATATGCTGGTGGGGAAACCAGATTGGCAGTTGGTCTGCTTCGAATAGAAACAATTTGATTGAGAAGATTGTTAGCCCGACTGATGGACTTGGTTATAATATATTCAGATACAATATTGGTGGTGGTGACGATCCCAGCCATAATCACATGAGAGATTATGGTGAAATAGAAGGATATCAAAATGCATCCGGTACGTGGAATTGGAATGCAGATGCTACCCAAAGAGCTGTGTTGAGTAGGTTGGTAGAAAGAGGAAAGTATTATGAATCTGATATGATCCTTGAAGCTTTTTCAAACTCTCCACCATATTGGATGACAAAAAGCGGATGTGCTTCCGGAAGTACTGATGGTAAAGATAACCTGAAAGATGACTATTATGATGATTTTGCTGAGTATCTTACTGGGGTTGTAAAACATTTCAAGGACGAATGGGGTATCACATTCAGAACATTAGAACCCATGAATGAACCTTATGTTAACTGGTGGAAGGCTAGTGGTTCACAGGAAGGTTGTTCCTTTTCCTATAGTAATCAGCAAAAACTTATAAAAGAAGTGGGTGCAAAATTAGTATCCAAGGGACTGACCGGAACAAAAGTGAGTGCTGCTGATGAAAACAGTATTGACACGGCGTATTTAGGACTCTCAACTTATGATGCAACTACACTTTCGTACATGTCTCAGGCAAATACACATTCTTATAGTGGAAGTAAAAGAACTCAATACAGAGACCTAGCAAAATCAAAGGGATTAAGGATCTGGCAGTCGGAATCAGGACCGTTAAGTTTTTCAGGAAACATGGATGATTCTTGTATCATGATGTCAAAGCGTATTGTTTCAGACTTGAAAGATATGCAGTGTGTTGCATGGCTTGACTGGCAGATAATAGATGGGGGAAATTGGGGAAGTATATATGTAGACAATTCTGCTCAGACGTTTACACTTACTGAAAAATTCTATATGCATTCAAATTATAGCAGATTTATCAGACCCGGTTATAAAATCATAGGTGCTGATAATGCAAATACAGTTGCTGCAATAAGTCCTGATAAAAAGAAGCTTGTTATAGTAGCTACAAATGACAGTACATCCTCAAGTAGCAGTTTTACATTTAACCTGTCCAAAATTGCAAATGTAAATAGTTCAGTTGAGGTGTACAGAACATCTTCGAGTCTGAGCTTGGCAAAAAGCAACATTACAGCATCAAACAATAGTATTTCAGATACATTGCCAGCCTATTCGATAAATACATACGTTATAACTCTTGGTGACAGTGCTACTCCTACCCCTTCACCTACAGGGCTTAGTAATTATGTATATGGGGATTTGAATGGCGATACACTTGTCAATTCAATTGATTTTGCTTGGTTGAGAAACTACTTGCTGGGCTATACCAGTGTATTTTCATATGAAAACGGTAAAAAGGCAGCTGATGTAAACAATAACGGCACTGTTGATTCAATTGACTTTGCTATTTTAAGAAGCTATTTATTGGGTATTATAAAATCTCTTCCTTTAGCAAATTAA
- a CDS encoding Bax inhibitor-1/YccA family protein, with translation MQNYNDYNYDNAIDRKSALASQMARVFGWMFIGLMVTGLTALFTATSPAMLRIIYTGRFTIFGLMILELVFVWFISSRAMKMEYGVAAAAFILYSILNGLTLSSIFFAYTFKSIALAFFMSAGFFGFMSVYGMITKTDLTSLGSLFIMGLVGLIIVSIVNIFLHNPTLYWIISFVGVAIFLGLTAYDSQKIKDISIRFTGTEKERNVAIVGALILYLDFINLFLYILRILGKRK, from the coding sequence TTGCAAAATTATAATGACTATAATTATGACAATGCCATAGACAGAAAGAGTGCTCTTGCATCACAAATGGCAAGAGTATTTGGCTGGATGTTTATCGGGTTGATGGTTACTGGGTTAACTGCATTATTTACAGCTACGAGTCCAGCAATGCTAAGAATTATATATACAGGTAGATTTACTATTTTTGGTCTTATGATTCTTGAACTGGTTTTTGTATGGTTCATATCAAGTAGAGCTATGAAGATGGAATATGGAGTAGCAGCTGCCGCATTTATATTGTATTCGATACTTAATGGGTTAACGTTGTCTTCTATATTCTTTGCGTATACATTTAAATCAATAGCTTTGGCATTTTTTATGTCAGCAGGCTTTTTCGGATTTATGAGTGTATACGGTATGATAACAAAAACCGATTTAACTTCTTTAGGTTCTTTGTTTATCATGGGGTTGGTCGGGCTAATTATAGTTTCGATAGTTAATATTTTCCTTCATAATCCTACTTTATATTGGATAATATCTTTTGTTGGTGTAGCTATTTTTCTAGGACTTACAGCATATGATAGTCAGAAAATCAAGGACATCAGTATACGTTTTACCGGTACTGAGAAGGAAAGAAATGTAGCTATAGTTGGAGCACTTATCCTGTATCTCGATTTTATCAATTTGTTCCTATATATATTAAGGATATTGGGTAAAAGAAAGTAA
- a CDS encoding DUF1836 domain-containing protein, giving the protein MNANLDKNELMRIVSKVTSNADEVKIATLSDELTISQVVKFFEKQGKSFTKTMIQNYVRVGVLPPPIGKRYYTRNHLILLTLIDNLKSVYSLEEIKMILSPVRNDPDIFEDDVIKTMDIYKGYVEMRKEVLARWEDSVPKLFDRVEKLVNEEGVREEDKSAATQFMIILTVMAESIAMKDLVNEVIKEYYNK; this is encoded by the coding sequence ATGAATGCAAATCTGGACAAGAATGAGCTGATGAGGATTGTTAGTAAGGTTACCAGTAATGCTGATGAAGTTAAAATTGCTACATTAAGCGATGAACTTACAATTTCTCAGGTAGTTAAGTTTTTTGAGAAACAGGGAAAATCCTTTACAAAGACAATGATTCAAAACTATGTAAGGGTCGGAGTGCTGCCGCCACCAATAGGGAAGAGGTATTACACCAGAAATCACTTAATTCTTTTGACACTTATAGACAATTTAAAGAGTGTTTATTCTCTGGAAGAAATAAAAATGATATTAAGTCCTGTGCGCAATGATCCCGACATTTTTGAAGACGACGTGATAAAAACAATGGATATATACAAGGGTTATGTTGAAATGAGAAAAGAGGTTTTAGCACGTTGGGAGGACTCCGTTCCAAAACTTTTTGACAGGGTGGAAAAGCTTGTTAATGAGGAAGGCGTGAGGGAAGAGGATAAAAGTGCTGCCACCCAGTTTATGATAATTTTGACTGTTATGGCAGAATCCATAGCCATGAAGGATCTGGTCAATGAAGTGATTAAAGAGTATTACAACAAATAG
- a CDS encoding putative signal transducing protein, producing MNVCKNCGTEFHDAFERCPDCNAGICDLPEEKLVHLTNVSNELECSFVLGLLKQAGIMAVKKAVGMDETVGFTLEGIEILVVEEDFEVAYQLLNSGVDEKALEDEELESEIELTERETET from the coding sequence ATGAATGTTTGTAAGAACTGCGGAACTGAGTTTCATGATGCCTTTGAAAGGTGCCCCGACTGCAATGCAGGCATATGTGATTTACCTGAAGAAAAGTTGGTACATCTGACAAACGTTTCAAATGAGTTGGAATGTTCATTTGTATTGGGCTTATTGAAGCAGGCTGGTATTATGGCGGTTAAGAAAGCAGTGGGAATGGACGAGACTGTTGGATTTACTCTTGAGGGAATAGAAATACTGGTAGTCGAAGAAGATTTTGAAGTAGCCTACCAATTGCTTAATTCAGGGGTTGATGAAAAGGCTCTGGAAGATGAGGAGTTAGAAAGTGAAATTGAATTGACTGAACGTGAAACTGAAACATAA
- a CDS encoding bacteriohemerythrin, with amino-acid sequence MAIEWRKSYEIGVEKIDSQHKELFIKINNLLEACSTHKGKEEVLSTIDFLGDYVITHFSDEEKLQKDNEYPDYKDHKSAHERFVKDYEKLKEKLDEEGISLNFVMTVNKVVVDWLVKHIASADRAFGTFLKSKV; translated from the coding sequence ATGGCTATTGAATGGAGAAAAAGCTATGAAATAGGAGTGGAAAAGATAGACTCGCAGCATAAAGAATTGTTCATAAAAATTAATAACCTTCTTGAAGCATGCAGCACGCACAAAGGGAAGGAAGAGGTGTTGAGTACCATTGATTTTCTGGGAGATTATGTGATAACGCACTTTTCTGATGAGGAAAAGCTCCAGAAAGATAATGAGTATCCAGATTACAAAGACCATAAGTCAGCCCATGAACGATTTGTAAAGGATTATGAAAAACTCAAGGAAAAACTAGATGAAGAAGGTATAAGCTTAAATTTTGTTATGACAGTAAACAAGGTCGTGGTTGATTGGCTTGTTAAACATATAGCGAGCGCTGATAGAGCGTTTGGAACTTTCTTAAAGTCTAAAGTGTAG